The genome window CGGGCAAAACCACAACAACTTTCCAGATGTGCGCGGGTACGTTTATGCGCCCGCGATCAATGGCGGTAGCAAAGCCTTTTCGGCCGGTGCCGCCGGTGCCGTAACATCCCATAATAATGTACACTTCATTGCCTCTTTTTACCTTGTTCCTGCAATAGCTTTCTAAGTGTTCCCAGGTGTGCTGGTTATTATTGGGGGCCTGCGGAACAATGTTGTCCATTAAAAACGTAGCGGAATTTGCATCTACGCTGCTCGTACGGTCGCCGCTTGGGCAATTATGGCCCTTGTCAAACCCCGATTTACGGTAACTTGTGTTATCAGCTTCATACCAGCCATCAGGCAGCGTTTCGTCAGGCCTGAAATTGTCCAGTCGGTCTGTGGTGCCGATATCTTTGCTGCATAAGTGCCAGCTTACCCAGTTTGGTTCGCCTTTATCCCTGTTATAGCTTTCAATATAATATTTATGGTCAATCAGGTAATTGTCCGGGTTCAACAGGCTCCTGCTGGCATTACTTGGGTTGCCCAGCGCCATATTATTATCATCGGTTTGCTGTGGTTCATGCTGCTTACAGCCAATTGCTGTTAATATAAAAAAGGCTAAGAGGTTTTTAAGTAAGCGACTATTACGCATTTGTATCAAGTGCAAAAGTTTAAATTTTAAGGCCGGAATATAGCCGTTTTTAACGAAGTGCGGGGCAGGAAAAGTAAATTATAGCCGATAGCTAAAGAAAACTAAATTTTAATGTGTTAAACTGACACAATAATTTTTTTATTCAATTTTATTAAATTAGTTTTACTTAAACCACGTAAACTAAATTACCAATTAAACATGAACTACAACAGGCGCAAGTTTTTGCAAAGTACAGGCACGCTGATACTTGGCGGCATGGCTTTATCCGGAAAAGCCAGCTCTTTTTTATCAAATATGGCCCCGCATCCGGTGGGCTTACAGCTTTTTACTTTTTTCGGAATAATTGATGAAGATGTAAAAGGAACATTAACCAAAATAGCTTCAGTAGGCTATAAGGAAATGGAATCGGCTTTTAGTAAAAAAGGCGGCTATTACGGTATGAAACCGGCAGGATTTAAGGCAATGGTTAATGACCTTGGTATGTCGTGGAAATCACACCATGTTTTAGGTGCGCCATTTAAATTGCCAAAGGGATATAAAATGCCGTTAGGTGCGGATGGTAAGCCTATGGTGATACCGCCGATGATGAACCTCAGGGATAATATGCAGCAACTGGTTGATGAAGCTGCCGAAGGTGGCGTACAATATCTTGTTTGTGCTAACGCGCCAACAAGCACCCTTGAAGAAATAAAGTCGTCTATTGAAATATTGAACAAAACCGGCGAAGCTGCGAAAAAGGCAGGATTGCATTTTGCTTATCACAATCATGACATGGAATTTAAGGCAATTGACGGAAAAGTGCCTTATCATTTATTGCTTACAGAAACCGATGCCCAAAATGTAAAAATGGAGCTTGACCTGGCCTGGGCAGTAAAAGGTGGACAGGATCCGGTTAAATTGTTTAAAGACCACCCGGGCCGGTTCCCTTTATGGCATGTTAAGGACCTTGATGCTACCCATACTAATATATTACCTGTTGGCAGTGGCACCATTGATTTTAAAAGGATTTTTGCCAATAGCGCATCATCAGGAATGCAGCACTTTTTTGTGGAGCACGACAATCCTAAAGATGCTTTTGCAAGCATAAAAAGCAGCTATGGCTATATTTCCGGTACGCTGAAGGCATAAACCGGTAATAAAGTAAAAGCCGCCGGGGAATTCCCGGCGGCTTTTATAGTTAATATCATTGTCGCAATCAGTTTGTTTTGTTGCTGTACTATGAAATAGGTGACGGTTTTATAACAGACCTGATGCTGCTTACTTTGTTTTTAAGCCACTGATAAATGGTTGAGTACTCCAGGTAATTCCTGATCGAATCATCATTACGGATAGTGGTAGCCAAATCTCTCAGCGTATTTCGTAACGGGGATGTTTTGCTTACTGTTGTCACAATTTCTTCAAGCTGATCAGCATATACAACAGCTTCAAATTCATTATCAAATATTAATTCGGTCTCGCTATTTCTTTTTTCCTTAATCCCTTTTGATGGAATGGGCAGATGATAATATTTAAAATCAGCAGAGGTTAATTTGTTAGGGGCGGTGGAAAATTTGATACGTAGCATAATGTTTGTTTTAGTGCCTGGTTTATCGTTCGTAACTCTGTATAAAGTCATCATTTCGGATTGCCATAATAATATCGCTCAAAGCAATATATTGTGGCGACTGTTTATCATGCAAATCGTTAGATAAGTTTTCCAACTGCGCTGCATAAATTATAGCCTGTTCTTCATCATCAAACTTTAATATAACATCATTATTTATCTCAGCTTCAACTCCGTTAGGAGGTGCCGGTAAACCAAATTCCTCAAAGCTGGAGAAATTGAGGTTTGAACTGCTGTTGGCTGAAATATTAATAAGTAGCATAGTGTTGTTGTAAAATTACGTGTTATTTTCTAATAACTCAACACTATAAAGGTAAAGGTGTTTTAATAATTTTACATTTAGTTACTGTTAAGTTTACTGCCTTTTCTGCCATATTTACCTAACAAACACATAACATTAGTCATTTTGAAATAACACAGGCATTTACTATTTTAAGGCGGCATAAAAACACTCCCTTATTTAAATGACAGCTACCCAAAAAGAACAATTAAAAAGAGTATTAAAACCAATTCACCTTTGGGCCATTGCCGTAAGTTTAGTTATTTCGGGAGAATATTTTGGATGGAACCTGGGCTGGAAATATGCAGGCACAATTGGTTTTTTTATCGCTTCGGTGGTTGTTACGGTTATGTACATAACCTTTATTTTTAGCTACACAGAATTAACCACATCCATTCCGCATGCAGGCGGCGCATTTGCTTATGCATATAGGGCATTGGGCCCTTTTGGCGGGCTTGTGGCGGGTTATGCTACGCTGATAGATTTTCTGTTTGCCACGCCCGCAATAGCATTTGGTCTTGGCGCATATCTTCATTTTTTGAATCCGGAGATCCCGGTGTTATATTCGGCACTTTTTTTTAACGTGGTTTTTATCATCATAAATATTTTAGGCGTTAAGGAGTCGGCGATGTTTTCGTTGATCATTACCCTGCTTGCAGTGGCCGAGTTATTGATTTACCTGGGTATAGTTGCTCCCCATTTTAAGGCCGCCAACTTTTTAAATCACCCAATGCCGTCAGGCTGGACGGGTATTTTTCCGGCATTGCCCTACGCCGTTTGGTTTTATCTTGCCATTGAGGGGGTTGCAATGGTTGCTGAGGAAGTAAAAGATCCTAAACGGAATATACCGAGGGGTTATATCTCCGGTTTGGCAACTTTAATATTTTTAGCCTTCGGAGTAATGATATTCACAGGCGGTATTACCGATTGGCGTAAGCTGAGTGAACTTGACTACCCTTTACCCGAAGCCATCAGTATTGTACTGGGTAAAGCAAGCAGCCTCACCAAAATATTTGCAAGTATTGGGTTGTTTGGCCTTATAGCTTCTTTTCACGGAACTATACTTGCTTCGTCAAGGCAGGTATTTGCAATGGCCCGAAGTGGATATTTGCCCGGCTGGCTATCGGCAATAAATCATAAATTTAAAACGCCTCACCGGGCTATCATAGCAGGGGGCTTTATCAGCTTTATAGCCCTTTACACCGGCACCACCGGTGATGTGGTAATAATTTCGGTAATGGGTGCAATTGTAATGTATATGATGAGTATGATAAGCCTGTTTATACTGCGCAAAAAGGAACCCAAACTGGAGCGGCCTTTTGTAGCACCATTTTTTCCTGTTTTTCCGGCAATTGCTCTTGCTATCTCGGCAATTGTATTGGTTACCATGATTTGGTTTTATGCAAAGCTAAGCCTGATATTTTTTGGAGGGCTGGCTATAGCAGTTTTGATATTCATATTAATGGGAAAACATAAGTTAAAGCTGGTGGAGGAATTTATGATCTCGCCTGCCAAATAAATAACGCAGGCACTTGTAATAGTGTTAACCCTTCAAATCTAAATTAAATTATAAAGCGTGTCCTATCATTTCACCATAAGAAACAAAGTTTACAGGTTTGATAACCTGAAAATTTTACTTGCCAAAGCTTCGCCATACCGCACCGGCGATGTACTGGCTGGTGTATGTGCTGATAGTTACGAGGAGCGGGTTGCCGCGCAAATAGCCCTTGCCGATGTCCCTTTAAAAGTATTTTTAAACGAGGCGATCATAGCGTATGAAGCGGATGAGATAACAAGATTGATCATTGACAATCATGATGCTGAATCGTTTAGCGCGATAAGCAGCTTTACGGTAGGAGAGTTCAGAGATTGGTTACTCAGCAATGAAACAGACACAGCTATTTTAAAGGCTATTGAAGGTGGTATTACGCCGGAGATGGCGGCAGCAGTGTCAAAGCTGATGCGGAACCAGGATTTGATAGCAGTGGCCAAAAAATGCGAGGTTATTACAAAATTCCGTAACACTATTGGGCAAAAGGGTTGTTTTTCAACCCGTTTGCAGCCTAATCACCCCACTGACGACCCAAAAGGTGTTGCCGCCAGCATTATTGATGGTTTGCTTTATGGCAGCGGTGATGCGTGCATAGGTATTAACCCGGCTACAGACAGCCCGGCTGCAGTTTTAAACCTGTTGAACCTGATAGATGCTTTGCGGCAGCAATTTGATATCCCCACACAATCCTGTGTATTAAGTCATATCACCACTACTATCGACCTGGTTAATAAGGGAGCCCCTGTTGACCTGTGTTTCCAGTCAATCGGCGGCACCGAAAAAACGAATACCAGTTTTGGGGTAAACCTTGCGTTAATTGATGAGGCTTTCCACGCGACATTATCACTAGACCGCGGGACTGTAGGTCAAAATGTAATGTATTTTGAAACCGGGCAGGGGAGTGCACTTTCTGCAAATGCGAACCATGGTGTGGATCAGCAAACCTGTGAGGCGCGGGCGTATGCTATTGCCCGAAAGTATAAGCCGCTGTTGGTCAATACGGTAGTTGGGTTTATAGGGCCTGAGTATTTATATGATGGCAAGCAGATTATAAGGGCGGCTTTGGAGGATCATTTTTGCGGCAAGCTGCTTGGATTGCCAATGGGGGTGGATGTTTGTTATACCAACCATGCCGAGGCCGACCAGGATGATATGGATAACCTGCTTACGCTGTTAGGCGTGGCCGGGTGCAATTTTATAATGGGCATTCCCGGTTCCGATGATATTATGTTGAATTATCAGTCCACCTCGTTTCACGATGCTTTGTATTTAAGAAATACGCTGGGATTGAAACCCGCGCCGGAATTTGAAAAATGGCTGATAAAACAGGGAATTTATAATGGTGAGGGGGGCTTACTGCCATTAAATACATCGCATAAACTATTGTCAGGTTTGATATGAGCGACGAAGAATTAATCAATGATCCTTTAGCGTTGTTGCGTGAATTTACGGCGGCCAGGATAGCCATTGGCCGGGTGGGAAACAGTATACCTTTAAAGCAGTCGATGGAGTTTAAGCTGGCGCATGCCCATGCAAGGGATGCGGTTTACTCTGTATTGGACATAGAAGGATTGACACAAAAATTTCACCCGTTCCGGTTACCCGTATTGCATTTACATAGCCAGGCCACAAGCAGGCAAAAATTCCTTAAGCGCCCGGATCTCGGCAGAAAGCTCAGCGAAGAATCAAAGGAACAGTTTACTGAACCGATAACAAGCTTCGGGGTTGCAATTATTATAGCAGACGGGCTTTCGGCAACTGCCGTAAATGAAAATGCACCCGGCTTGCTCAAGTTATTGATCCCCATGTTGGATGCCGCCAAAATTAGTGTTGCCCCGCTTTGCCTGGTTGAGCAGGCCAGGGTTGCTATTGGTGATGATATAGGGCACGGCTTAAATGCTAAGTTATCCGTATTGCTGATAGGGGAAAGGCCCGGCTTAAGCTCGGCAGACAGTATGGGTGCATACCTTACCTATGATCCAAAGCCTGGCTTAACAGACGAATCACGTAATTGTATTTCAAACATCAGGAAGGGCGGTTTGAACTACAAACAGGCAGCTGGTAAGATCTTTTACCTGATTAATGAGGCGTTTAAAAGAAAAATATCAGGTGTTAATTTGAAAGACAACGCGGGGCTGTTAAGTTAACAGATCAATAATAGTTCAATAGCTTGAAGCTAATCTTCATTTTAAACATTGGCGCCTAATACGCTTCGCCATGCCCAGCGGGTTAAGCGGTTAAAGCCTTTCCAGCTGTCAACAAAAGCAATAATATCCTTCAGGCAATTTTCGCTGAACTTCTTTTTGAAATTAGCCCGTGCAAGTTTATAAGCATGGTCCGGGTTTTCAAGCCCTATCCGTTCAAAGATCTCCTTCTTTACGTACATGGTGCGTACAAAAAGGATATTGAACAGGATCACAAAGCTGTAGGCGGTGCGTTTTATGTAACCAGCCTTTGCAGCGTATTCTTTTAACAGGCTTTTGGTAAAAAGGATATGACGGCCCTCCTCAATATTATGCAGGTCGAACATCTTTTTTAATACGGGGTAAATGTTGGGGGAACGGCGCGCATAATTGCCATACACATCGGTAACCAGTTCAACAGATACGCTGCCCATAAATAAGTAATCGGCGGGCAGGTATTTATTACTGAACTCGCCAAAAAACTTATGCATTCCGGATTGCTTTATGGGGTTTCCGCCCAATTTGGCTATGGCCTGCCCAAACATTTCCTGGTGCCTGAACTCCTCTATTAATTCCCGTAACAAAAAGCGGTGTTCAATATGATCAAGCGGGAGGGTAAGAATGTGCCGCGTCATAAAAAGACAAAAAAGGCATTCGCCCCAGGCATAAGATGCAATTACCTGTACTAATTCGTGCCTGCCAAGTTCTAATTTTTGGACAGGGGTAAGCGTGTGGTAAATTTCCAGCCCCTGTAAAGAGGTTAATATCTCCGGCAAAAAAACGTCTTCGGCAGCAGGTTCCAGGTGCCACGGAATATACGTCTCCGGCATCAGCGGGCGTTCCTTGCTGATTTTTATCAGGCGTTCAACTTCTTTTACATCCATAGTTTCCTTTGTAAGATCAGCGGACAACAACATTTGGAAGCCAGGAGAGAAGGATTGGCAGCGCTTTTTTTCTTCCCGGCTTCTTGAATCTTGTCTTTACTAAAGTGTACCGTAAATATCGGTAACCGGTTGCCTATACCGCAAATAACTGACCAAAATCTTTAAACGATTTAAACTCAAGGGCATTGCCTGAAGGGTCAAGAAAAAAAAGTGTTGCCTGTTCGCCGGGCAGACCTTTAAAACGGATGTAAGGCTCAATTACAAATTTTATATGATGGCTTCTCAGCCTTTTTTCCAGCTTGTGCCATTCGTCCCATTCCAAAACAACACCATAATGCGGTACCGGAACATCGTGCCCGTCAACCGGGTTAAAATGCAGCTGTAATTTTTCAGCAGGGCGTGGTTTTAAATGGATCACAAACTGGTGACCATAAAGGTTGAAATCTGTCCAATGATCAGAACTGCGGCCTTCGCTGCAGCCTAAAACTTCGCGGTAAAACTTTTTTGACTCTTCAAGGTCATAAACAGGTACCGCTACATGAAACGGGGTTAGTTTGCTCATCTTTTTGGTTGACTAATCTAATCCTATCAGCTTTATTTCACCGTGTACCTGAATAATTGCCTGCCCAGGTTGCCATCTTTATCAATACCCTCAACTATCGCGCGATAGGTGCCTGTTCCGTCAGCGTTGAAAAACTCAAACGAAACCGTTCCTGTTACCGGGTCTGTTACAATATTTGGGTTCCAGTAAATTGTACTCCTCGTGTCAATCTGGTTAGTTTGTTGTGCCCTGGGGCCGCTATAACGCGGTAAATAAAATGATTTTTTTACGATGTAGCCTCTTGGCGAAATAGTCAATTCGTTTTTAGCGGGTATCATGTCCCTTAATTGGGCGAGGCTTATTTTTTGGCCTTCAGGTGCTTTTTTCATGTTAACCACAATTGCACCATTTGAATTGTAGGCGCTATTTACCAGGCCAAGTTCATCCTTTAAAAATACTTCAATAGATTCTACGCCATCAGCAGTCATGTTCTCCAGGTAGCTTACGTCAACCGGCATTCCTTTTACAAATACCTGCGCCGGCACTCTTTTTCCGGCGTTATAATCGCGCATAACATAAAAGTTATAATTTTCGAAAATCATACCGCTTGCTGCAACTTTAAGACAATTTAAAAGGTTGTTGCAGCCTTCCAGCATATTAGGCGTTATCAAATGATCGGGTTCCTGGCTTAAGCTGGATAAACTACTGTAATCTTTGTGAGTAACAGTTTTTTTAATCCGCGTATCCTTGATAACCACCTCTTTTAAAATATGCGAGCTATTAGCCTGTATTTTGCTGTTTTTTAAATACGGGCTCAATGCGCTGTCGATATTCATTATTTCATCAGCCTGGGCAGGGTTTACGGCAATTTTTTGGTAGGGGTCGCCATCAACACTTAATACCAGGTCACTGGCACGCGGATTATTGCGGGCGCTTACGAAAACCTGCGTAGAATCTGAAAATACAAGATTTGAAAATCTGAAACGGCCATCGGCATCAGTGACAGTATTCGCTGAATAATTCTTATCCTTTATCTTTAAACTTATATTGCCATTCGGGACTGCCATCCCGTTAAATGCTCTCAATGTTCCGGTAAGCGTTATTCCCTGTTCCGGAAGAAAGCTTATCGGCGGGTATTTGTCATTCATTATCCCATCGTACGAAAAGCGCCTGTAACCCTGTGTTTGCAATAATATGTCAAGATCTGCGAGCTTTTTTTCATCCTGGTTATTAAAGTAGTAGTTTGGCTTTTCAATATAACCAGTTATATCTGCCGTTAATAGCAGGTAAGTAAGAATGGTGGTTTCTGAATTTTCATCAACCGGCACTTTTGTGTCGTCAATTACCGTTACCGAAAAATTACCTTCGACCGGCTTGTCATTATTTTTGGCTACTACACTAAGCTTAACTTTTTGCCTGGTGGTGTAAGAGGGATGATCGCTGGCTATGGAAAGGTTAAGCTGGTCTTTATGCATCACAAAAGCAATGCGCTCACTCAAGGGTTCTCCGTCATCAGCAAAAAGGGTTACCTGTACAATACCCGTAGGAAATTTACTCTTTGACACCGAGGCGATGTAAACCTGGTTTTGTAATTTGGTTTGAGCCGCAAATGCAATAACCCCGCCTGATTTTGCAAGGATAAAAAAGGTTTTGCCCTCATTTTCTTTTACAAATGCAGGATCTGATAGTAGTTTTATCTTTAAATTTTCCGGATCAGTATTCTCTATATTAATGGTAGTAGCATCAGAAAGTACTTTTGGCATATCAGGGGCTGCCGTTGTGCCATCAGCAAAAGTTACTTTGGCTGAGTATGTTTTACCATCTTCGGGTGTTATTTGAAAAACACCCATTCCTAAATGTGACGAAGAGAACTCCGCTACAACCTTGTTGGTGTTATCAATAATGGTGCCTTTTACATCAATTCCGAGGCCATCCGGCTTTAAGGCTTTAAACGCTACTTTTGAAGGGATTCCGCTTATTAATTGGCCGCCTTCAGGGAAAAATTGTATATCGTTAGGCTGTGAAACAGATTTTAACGAAAATTTACTGGTGCCCTGCCTTCTTTCACCGCGGTCAATAACCGTAATTAAGGCAGCAGAATCTAAACCTATGTTTTTGGTGTTGGTGAAGCTAATATCAATAAATCCGTTTTTATCTGTTGTTCCTTTACCTTTTATAAGCTCATCATAGTCTTTTTCAACTGTCCAGGTCACTCTCTTATCGCTGTACGGTTTGCCTTCATCATCTTTGTAGTAAATTCCGGCAGAAACTTTTGTGAATTTGTTTACCATGGCCCTTTTTAAAGAGATCTGGGTCGACAGGTTGTTGTTTATAGCATCGCCAATGGTAATGCTTTTATTGAAAAAATACGATGAACCAAAGTTGTTCATCCAGTTAGTATAGGCTACTACTCTATAATTCCCCTTCTTATAAGCGAATTGCGACAGTGAAACATCGCCCCAGCCAACGCCATTTTTAACAGGGAGCTTTAATGATTGTACCAGCGAGTCTTTAGCAGTTAATACATCAACATAAATTATTTTGCTTATTGCAGACGGCTGGTGATTGTCCATTGTAAGATAGGCCTTAAACCAAATGGTATCGCCTAATGCATAATAAGGTTTATCAAAATGAAGATAAACGCGTTCTATAGGCATTGCCTCATAGAGCTTAGCGGTTTTCGTCATTATTTTATTTAATACTGATATATCCTGCGCGGCAGCGGTCAAATAAAAGAATGGAACAAATAACGATAGTAAAAGAAAAGTCCTGATAAATCTCATGAAATTAGATTAAGCCTGATGCAAGGGCTAAATATAGCCCATTGGTATTTAAATACGATAAAATGCCGCCGGGTTTAACATATTTTTACAGTTTTAAACAGCAATGTTACTTAACTACCATTTGTATGGTGTTGCGGCTAAGTTGCTCCATCAATATGGTTTTACCTGTTTTTAGCTCGTTTAGCCATTTGTCTGAGTAATGCCTTACTGTAATTAAGGTTAAACCCTCATTATATTTTACGTTGAAATCCTTACCTAATAAATGCAGTAGTTTTTTGAAGCGATCTTCATTAAGGTCAATGCAAACACTAAAGCTCAGCGCGGATGTTTGCATCATGTTCACCTTTGCATGGCTCGCTGCAAACATTCCGAAAATGTCGCTTAAATGGTTTTCAGAAATAAAGGAATAATCTTTAGCTGACAGGGAAACCAAAACCTGGTTATGTTTAAGGATAATTACAGGTTTTAAAAATTCGTTTCGACCATTTTCCTTTATTACAGTGCCGGGTTGGTCCGGATTTGTAAACGACTTTACCAGTAAAGGTATTTTAGCGTTTTGAAGCGGTTTTATAGTTTTAGGGTGGATTACCGTAGCGCCGTAATAGGTCATTTCAATAGCTTCTGAATAGGACAGCTCATCAAATTTAAGGGTATCCTTAAAGAATTTAGGATCAGCATTCAGCACTCCCGGTACGTCCTTCCATGTGGTTACCGACTCGGCTCCAAGGCATGAAGCAAATATAGATGCGGTATAATCAGATCCTTCCCGACCTAAGGTAGTGGTGAAATTTTCGGATGTTCCGCCCAAAAAGCCTTGTGTTACTACATGTCCTTTTTGCAATAGGGCCGGGATTTCTGAACTGATCGCAGCCCTTGTTTTATCCCATTGTACCACACCTTCGCGATAGGTATTATCGGTATGGATGTACCCGCGGACGTCAAGCCACTGACTTTTAATGCCTGCCTTATTCAGGTAAGCGTTCACAATTCGCGTGGATACCAGTTCTCCGATAGACACCATCTGGTCATAAATAAAATCATAATCATCGTGTGGTTCTTCTTCAATTACCCAATCAATCTCTACAAACGTATTGGCCACGTCATCAAATACCGAATCAGATGGTTCAAACAGCTGCTCGATAATTTCATAATGATATTTTTTTATTTCATCAAAAATAGCATGGACCTCTTCATCCCGGTCAACATACGCCCGGGTGAGCTTTTCAAGCGCATTGGTAGTTTTACCCATTGCCGAAACCACTATTAACAGCTGGTTTCCATCATACTTTTTAACCACGTTGACAAGGTTAACTATGCCCCCGGCATCTTTTACTGATGCACCACCGAATTTAAAAACAAGCATTATTTAATATATTGGGCAACAACCGAATTTGGCCGAAGCAGTGATTTGATTTGTGTGTAGGGTATAACAAGTTCTGTAGTACCTGCTGCATAGGGCTTTATTTCGTATTGGTTGTATAAAAACCTGAGCCCGGTTGGTGTTACAGAGAAATTGCTGTTTAAAGCGAATTTATTGTCCTTGAAAAAGTAATTATCGGCGAGTGAGGCTGTATCACTTAGTTTTTCGTTTTTGCGGAAAATTCGTTCTGCAACTGCTTCAAGCTTGCTGATGTTGCCGGGGGTAAAAAGGTCTGTTAATGTTATGCTTTTATCAGCTTTTGTATTCCAGTTTATAAAGCCGGTGTATGACGAAGGATGTGCGCCGCCGGTAAAGACATAGCCGTTTGTTTCCAGCGTGGTAAGGCTTGAATCTTGCCTCAGCACCTTTACGTTAACATCAAGTGCGTAAAACATTGACGAACCGTCACCGCGTTTTGAACTTATGTAGTCCGTCAT of Mucilaginibacter xinganensis contains these proteins:
- a CDS encoding aspartate kinase gives rise to the protein MLVFKFGGASVKDAGGIVNLVNVVKKYDGNQLLIVVSAMGKTTNALEKLTRAYVDRDEEVHAIFDEIKKYHYEIIEQLFEPSDSVFDDVANTFVEIDWVIEEEPHDDYDFIYDQMVSIGELVSTRIVNAYLNKAGIKSQWLDVRGYIHTDNTYREGVVQWDKTRAAISSEIPALLQKGHVVTQGFLGGTSENFTTTLGREGSDYTASIFASCLGAESVTTWKDVPGVLNADPKFFKDTLKFDELSYSEAIEMTYYGATVIHPKTIKPLQNAKIPLLVKSFTNPDQPGTVIKENGRNEFLKPVIILKHNQVLVSLSAKDYSFISENHLSDIFGMFAASHAKVNMMQTSALSFSVCIDLNEDRFKKLLHLLGKDFNVKYNEGLTLITVRHYSDKWLNELKTGKTILMEQLSRNTIQMVVK
- a CDS encoding DUF3298 and DUF4163 domain-containing protein, which codes for MRTGYLAICLLTVLISSCMWGKPGKKVPDINRDTLAYKYTAFKQRAADCGNKADSDCTVAKFNYPDFKGQKALNDTIAGKLLNMFQLGEKPDTSLATLTKNFMTDYISSKRGDGSSMFYALDVNVKVLRQDSSLTTLETNGYVFTGGAHPSSYTGFINWNTKADKSITLTDLFTPGNISKLEAVAERIFRKNEKLSDTASLADNYFFKDNKFALNSNFSVTPTGLRFLYNQYEIKPYAAGTTELVIPYTQIKSLLRPNSVVAQYIK